Part of the Candidatus Methylomirabilota bacterium genome, CGCGCGAGGAGCTCGAGGCCAACGCGGCCACGCTCAAGAAGAAGCTCGCCGACTTCGGCGTGGACGGCCACATCGTGCAGGCGAGCCCCGGCCCCGTCATCACGTCCTACGAGTTCGAGCCCGCCGCGGGTGTGAAGGTGAGCCAGGTCGTGAATCTCTCCGACGACCTCGCGCTGGCCATGAAGGCGGCGGCGGTGCGCATCATCGGGCCCATCCCCGGGCGCGGCACGGTGGCGGTCGAGGTACCGAACCCCGAGTCGGCGACCGTCTACCTGCGCGAGATCCTCGTCTCGCCGGAGTTCGTCGAGACCAAGGGCCGCCTGCCCCTGGCTCTCGGCAAGGACACCACCGGCAACGCGATGGTGTCCGATCTCGCGAGCATGCCGCATCTGCTCATCGCGGGCTCCACCGGCAGCGGCAAGAGCGTGGGGCTCAACACCATGATCTGCTCGCTGCTCTACAAGGCCACGCCCGCGGACGTCCGCTTCTTGTTGATCGATCCCAAGCGGCTCGAGCTCGGCATCTACGAGGGCATCCCGCATCTCCTCGCCCCCGTCGTCACCGACGCCAAGGAAGCCGCGATGCGGCTCAAGTGGATCGTCGGCAAGATGGACGAGCGCTACAAGCAGCTCCAGGCCAAAGCGGTACGCAACATCGAAGGCTACAACAAGGAGGTCGGCCCGGAGGAGCGGCTGCCGTACTGGGTCGTGGTCGTCGACGAGCTGGCCGATCTCATGATGGTCTCGGCGGGTGAGGTGCAGAACTCGCTGGTGCGCCTGGCCCAGATCGCGCGCGCGGTCGGCATCCACTTGATCGTCGCCACCCAGCGCCCGTCGGTGGACGTGGTGACCGGGCTCATCAAGGCCAACTTCCCCACGCGCATCGCCTTCCAGGTCGCCTCCAAGGTCGATTCACGCACGGTCCTGGACGCCAACGGCGCCGAGCAGCTCCTCGGCAAGGGCGACATGATCTTCGTCCCGCCGGGGGCGTCGCGCCAGGTGCGCGTCCACGGCTCCTGGGTGTCGGACGGCGAGGTGAAGGCGATCTGCGAGTTCCTGCGCAAGCAGGGCTCGGCGGTGTACGAGAAGGTCGAGATGCCGGCCGCCGATCTCGAGGCCGGCGGAGGCGACGGCGAGGACCGCGACGACATCTACTGGGACGCGGTGAACCTCGTGATCGCTCAGCGGGCGGCGTCCATCTCCTTCCTCCAGCGGCGGCTCGGCCTCGGTTACCCCAAGGCCGCGCGCTTCATCGACATGATGGAGCAGGACCACATCATCGGACCGGGGCAGGGGGCCAAGCCGCGCGAGATCCTCGTGGGCCCCGAGTACCTGGCCAAGCACGGGCGATGAGGCGTCGCGCCTTCGTTGCCCTCGCGCTCGGCGCGGCGCTCGCCGCGGCGCCCGCCGCGGCGCCCGCGAGCGCCCAGACGCTCGACGAGGTCGTCGCGGGGGTCGAGGCCACCTACGGACGGATCAACGACCTCAAGGCCGAGTTCAGCCAGGTCTCCCACAACAAGAGCCTGGGCCA contains:
- a CDS encoding DNA translocase FtsK 4TM domain-containing protein, with protein sequence MAAGKIVDASATDREAPGRTPSAGRRDAAAGEARRRHAKERRKAKGDGRWVREVKGILALALAGFALVALYAFDPMRHPLDQSSPGGPVGLWLGWAAFWAFGYAGYVFPLLLILYGAGAFVRAPLARGWPGLAGLVLLLVSVTGMLARASDTLTELRIHKGGMLGWAVNQALSFSVGTVGTWIILLAILPVAALFITQASLRRAGLALRERWTAWRSKDPLPQTGRGQGEAEFEGRDLEPVPERAFTPPPLIVKEPAKPKSTLAEKGLAWQETFDFGSGGAQSFQLPPVGLLQAPPASALNRTREELEANAATLKKKLADFGVDGHIVQASPGPVITSYEFEPAAGVKVSQVVNLSDDLALAMKAAAVRIIGPIPGRGTVAVEVPNPESATVYLREILVSPEFVETKGRLPLALGKDTTGNAMVSDLASMPHLLIAGSTGSGKSVGLNTMICSLLYKATPADVRFLLIDPKRLELGIYEGIPHLLAPVVTDAKEAAMRLKWIVGKMDERYKQLQAKAVRNIEGYNKEVGPEERLPYWVVVVDELADLMMVSAGEVQNSLVRLAQIARAVGIHLIVATQRPSVDVVTGLIKANFPTRIAFQVASKVDSRTVLDANGAEQLLGKGDMIFVPPGASRQVRVHGSWVSDGEVKAICEFLRKQGSAVYEKVEMPAADLEAGGGDGEDRDDIYWDAVNLVIAQRAASISFLQRRLGLGYPKAARFIDMMEQDHIIGPGQGAKPREILVGPEYLAKHGR